The Apis mellifera strain DH4 linkage group LG3, Amel_HAv3.1, whole genome shotgun sequence genome includes the window tattattatttttatttttattatttcatattttataattaccaattttttataaaacaaatatttgttaatgaaCATTCAATTAAGCTAGCTTATTCGCAGCAAGACAATGTACTGCCAAAAAGAACCCttaaaatgcataaatatactggagatttataaacttttaattaataatatttatcgttatcCCAAGATACGCTTTTCAATAGtctttcagtttttttttttttcacttatccCTTATATGAAATAGTTTAAATACaatagtattatattgtaacttgaattgttattttattttatagaattgtattttttaagatcatgaaattatattaaaagaattaattaaaatgatcttaaaagaatataatacaatataaatcggaaaatatattaaatattgtatgacggaatattttatttataagtaagctaataattttatatattcatggaAATCACTGTAAATCTAcgtatatgtacgtatatgaattatattttagtacactttgtttatttttttaatctttagatTTATGTATAATCCGTGaacatgaattttaattttattttcagaaatagaTAACActatataatggaaaaaaaatttatatagaatctattatcttttattttttaatgacgaATCTCTGGACAATTTCGAGCTGGCGGAGGTAAGGGTAGTTTAACTGGTGAAGCTGCTATGTTATCCCATAGTCCAGGAAGTCGAGATCCATCGGATCCATTGCATTGCATtcctaattaaatataatttaaaattattaattaaaatattaaaatcaaaacttaagatttttaatataaatatatatcacaaatgaatgaaatgaaaaacctAAAGGTGCAGCTTCATATAGATCATGCAAAGCTTGTACGCGAACTTTGGTCCACTCGAtgcttttataatttgaagagATACCATTATCGATACTAATTGGTTGATTTTCCCATTCTCtcatatatcgaaaataagtTCTTAGAGCATCATTGCTAATAGCACTTTTACAaacctaaaaaatattaattttttttattagttttttcattataatatttagtaaaaaatgtaattacctCTAATCGAGTATTAGGATAATAGTGAATATAATTCACACACATTTCATCGGAAATGGCAAATCCGCCAAGAGTAATATTTTCTCTATCCATTGTATTATACGTACAAGTTGTTATTAACGAATCTccctgaaataaatttatataaatttgctaggtgtatataaagatattcatatgtttaatattagattttaattcttactGGTAAAATAATAACAGGTTTTGGTAAGAGtcgaatttcttgaaaatgagTGGAATAATGAttgtcataatttaataaaggtAATTCTTCCCCGTCTCTAATATGACGAGTAATAACTTTTATGCCTGTTAAATGTGTATGAAGTTGCGATGCGAAAATATGAATACCATATTGTGGGAGACCAATGCCTGTACATTCTTGTATGCAATGTCCAGATAAAGTAAAAGCttcctataataattttataaattttgatttttcattatagtaatatatatcttttctttaatttatattaatttattacttgtTGTGGAGGAATAGCCATTTTATCAGTATATTCTAAGCCTAATTCAATTACACCAGCATCGTATTTCCGAAGACTTTTAGTAAGAATGAAACGAATTCCTGAAGAATCGATGTTCCCATTTTGAAATTCAGGATTATTGTAATGAATCTCCAGCATGATGTAAGGATTAAAATCTTGGCCACCAATTGAAAGACCAGCTTCTTCTGGATAGACAAAAGCATCTGCCCCCATGGCCCATGCTGCTAAAACTTTCTTACATATCTTAAAAAGataaggaaagaaataattttaaaattgatgaaaaataatttattataataaaaaaattataataaagttaaaataataatatttaacttatataaatgataaataaattaattcgttgataaataaaaaataacaaaagaattaGCGCACTTGAGTTTTCTCTGGTCTATCAGCTCCATCACAAGGACCGTCATACAtaggaatttcaaaatttattggtCCAGCACAATGAAAAACTTCCATATGATGAACTAAATGTTCGTTGCCTGTTTGGATGACTGGACCAAACTGTAAGATATGATgtctaaaaacaataatttcataaagttattaattaaataaaattttatgaaattttattgaaactcACTTTTGAGACAAAATAGGAGGTAATTTTTGTACACGGCACCAATAAGTTGTTTCTTTGTTCGGTACTTTCACACGATCTGTTAATATTTCTAACTGCCAAGCATTTGAAGGAAATATTGGTTTCTTATGAAGCGTCCTGATTAATTCTGTTCTAGACATACCAGCAGTTTCTGCATCGGATACTTGCAAACCAGTCAAAGATGATAGTGGTCCTAAACCTTTTAGCCATACTAAATGTGTAGTACctctctataaatttttaaatatttctcttttgtactataaaataataattaaatgattaattaaaagattgaaatatagaCCTCCAtgatataatcattttcatcGCAAGTATCAAATTTCCTTGAAAAAgtgaattttgttatatttcctcttcttctccatGCAAAATTCTCACAATCCTGTtgcaaatctaaatttaattttccttcttcaTCTGCCCAAGCATcctgaaattttaatgtaatataataaaaattttgttatattacaaatatacatatattaaaaataagtattataaatacttgTAATTGAATTTGACGATGCCAATCAATCCACAAAACACAATAATCGGcagattttaatttaccaTACTCTGAAAAACCTATAGCGAACCAAGTATTGTCAATACTTGTATAATGAACTTCTGCGATTATGATCTCACTCATAAAATCAActctagaaattatttttgcatgtatttatttttctatgtattattttactatatacTATGTATTTTCTACtatgtatttcatattaaataaatacctCCAATAGAAAGTGATATCTGAACTAAGCGGAATTGTATGAACATCTTTTCTTTCTGAATTATCTTCTCTATTTTGATGATGATTATGCCAAAATAAACATGATCCATCTTTTAAAACTACAAACAAAAGTAGcaagtaaaattttgaaaacattttaagttttctcgattaatttatgtttttttttttatgaaatattattataaatattaaatattaaatattaatacatatattatagaacTCTTTATTcacacataatttaaaaatttaatttcacagaTACGTTCATGATCCTTCGCCTTCTTATCACCAATTTCTACTAACGCTTTTAAATCCGAAAGGACGAAGACTTCATATAATACTGCTTTGCCGCCGATTCTCTGCGGCGATCATGCGCAGAAAtatcacaataataaaattatttaaaaaaaaaaaacaaataaaaaatatgatgttTTTAAGTAgtgagaattataaaaaaataaaaaatgaatatataaaaaatttggttaaatgtttcaataaaaattatatttgcaaactTTGTAATATTAGAGTATATGCAGAATATTAgttcaattgttattaaaaattgacaaaaatataagttatatttaattaataaaattacgaagaaatatataaattttttaatattttaatgttttatatttatatacaagttTTATATCAAATCTGAACTAaagcataaatttaataaatataaaaaatatatcggtttctatataatattatataatattaaatagatatttaaatattatttagtttcaaaacaatttttaaatgataatataacattattcttctaaatcttttattaaactttaatatctaatattaaattttaacatctaattaattatctattatcttgtttatattaattatatattttcatttaaatattagaagtttgatattcttattaatattcatcttCTTCTAATTATTTGCTTGAAAGTAAGTAACTTAGGTtatcattttctaataaacGGAAAATTACACCGATTGGGgtcataaaatcaaatttaagtaatggaatcttttatataatatttcattttaaattaatatgaaatttatttataacaacaaCATTTAATCtacatttaatcatatatttttttgttcaattttttgtacaatattccttgttaaataagaaaatttggatCTGAATAGAAATgtttgtaattgtaaataaaaatatttatagtattaagtgaattttatagaaaaaaaaaagaaaaaaaaatattggaatgtcaagaaaatatcttaataatcaaATGCCAGAGAACGCATATTGCATTCCAGTCGCAGTGCGTGCTTCTCCTTCTGATCGTAATCAAGAAATTCCGCAATTCTTATTGAGAGAACAATTCTCACGAAAAGCATTATTCGaggcaataaaaatatatagtataaatagcatcaatatcgaaatttttaattttttaatgattcgtttcttgaaaaacattattatattttatctttcgtttttgatattgaattattataaaattgatatataaaattgatcaattaaatataattaagtgattataattaaatagattataattaaatgcatAGTTTGCATTAAATGCATTAAATgcataattgttataaaaaatagaattctttttcataaaatcttatcttttttaattataaaatatgcatgaagtatacaaaattaataaatctttatgaaTCTTTGTTATACCTatcatgttaaaatatttagaatatttagaatttattttaaaatgtttaaataattgaaattttataaatttgattgaatatagaaagtaatagaaaaaagtatattttattgaatatatttatttaaaattaaaatatgattttcattcagaaaatatattatttgtacaagtaattttctattttcagaaatataatattcaagattattttagttagcaaaatattaatcgtataatattgtgaaagaataataataaattgtgaaatatcatagataatttatataatattgctaTTAAGATTcgtgaaatgatataaaatttgataaaacttatcatatagatttattaataaaaatatcttttattattatattttaggaaAAAGTGATtatgatcaaaaaaatattagtaatttttaaaagctgATGAGGTTAAATGTAATCGgacattttaatcatttcaactacctaaaaaatctataatctcgtattatgtaattatgttttgttaaattaataataataattttttatataattatcatatattagtAAAATCTTTGActcattaaaaatcaaatattttattttattgtgaaataatattttataaaatagcatgttttttttttaaattaataattaatcgtctAAGTATGGAATTCtaatcaaaacaatttttattaattttgataaaaatgtaacaaattatttaaatagatataaaaaaaattctacggTAAAAATAATCTgacaattacaaataaaatattaattataaataaagtaatagaataaaagtttaaatatgaaaatatatatttgcgaatatttttttttaaatcaatgattaaataaaattaaataagattaaatgatgaaagattaataattcagatgtatataatatgatgtatataatattggatTAAGTATAGATTAAACAGGATAagtacatataatacatattttgaatatttaataaatgtatgtgaaatttctaatatataaaatctttacacaacaaataattttatcaaaatagtttattaaatttcttacagaaataaaacttataagCTAActcaaattaaaagaaaattaaaaagaataaattatcttgaaaataataattacatttgtaCATTTGTAATACTTTGAATCTCTCCttcattggaaaaatttcttgatacgTATTGTCATAGAATTCATGTGaattcattttgttatttgcaaatatttcgatttatatataattattaatattttttattcaacaaaaAATTACAACTATTAACTTAAGTAACAATGttggaatattatattctggAATTTACATACGACAGCAAATAAATTCCACTAAATTAGCATCATTCCTTGCGTAATCTGATTAAATAGTGTAGTCTTTATTCGGTCATTCACAGTTGCTgagcgattaaaattttcaattatattcaattaaagcTCATTAAGTTTTAACAGCAATAACTATTTTACTAAACAATTGtgcattaattaattgttatataataaagtaaaaaataaaataaaaaaaattattctatatttaattataattataccaatttttaaatatcttatttaaaataatctttttatgaaattattagatatatattatcaatgatGCTTCAAAGATAAATGTatgtatcataaatataagatgTTTGGAAACTGTAATAAAAAAGTGATCATTTAGATAAATTACTCTtactaaaaaagaattatttatataaattatttttgctaaaataaaaaacaaactaaaaattgctgtataaattaaaatttttaagtttttaaaattttgttttattatgtagacaattcattttacattgtcaaaatttttacaattttatttagttttaattgtaacattaatattactaCGTATTATTACtacatctaaataaaaaatacgttaataattttataaagtcaaaacattcatatataatttattttaaattcatactttactttatttcttctttttactttactctattaattaaccaattattaaagtagaataattaattattctattttaaatttatacatttatattaaattaaattaattaaatataaaagaaattttattaaaataaggcaattttttttaaaatatctaaaattaagaaatataatcttatacttttaaataataacattaatacaattattcaatACATCTATTTTGcacaaaaaaacttaaaagaaggaaaaaaattgataagaattGATAAGAGCATATTACGGCATTAATACGGGTGCAGGGTACCATGATATTATGATCCAGCAGTGGCAACGGCATAACAAAGACAACGCCGGTTGGCTTATGCAGGGTAGAAAGGGAACATACAACTCGAAATTCTGGTCGACGGGTTACTGCGACAGTCGAGAAGCAGCGAGTGCTCGCGTTTGGACTTCAGTGTCGGAGCAACTGGTCCACGTCGTAAAGTCGCGACAAAAAAAGTATATCAAAGGAATGTAATCTCCGTAcgaatgattgattttttatccGTGTTCAACGCGCttgaatataaattctctTGCATTACCCACGGTGAGTGATCAAATGTAGAATtacacaagaaaaaaaagaatgtatgaCTCAGACGCGCACATTGCATCAAATAGAAATATGTGTTCCTTTCGAGACGACTGATCGATAAATCGTCcacgatttataaaaattcgtaatttcaacttaatttttttatgtggaATTTTTGTATAAGGAGTTTTAGttgctatttttctttccgtttattttgtttaattttattttttttttaagcgaaGTAGATAATACTGTAACTCTATTCACGTGGTCATAATTTGCTTGCCGCGCTCTTGTATCATGCGAAGTTGGTTATTAGTTTTCTAAATAGTAAATTCTTCGaagtaaaaattagaatttttttctaatttaatatgaaaatatgtattattcatgaaaatatgcattagtttatatatttggagactttatttaatgaaaatatatatgatataaataaaaattgaatagaaatgattaaaataataaaatttaaaatatttttttaaaaaacgattatGCAGCGTTttcaacataaaaaattattcaataaatatttatttataaattgctaatttatttaatatatcaatatttcatcaaaataattaaattttctcttagattttattctaaaattttttttacattatttgcttcttgtttgaaattttaaaataaatttaaaatctatgttatttttacacatatatatatgacttATTATTagcagaaaataatttaagttcttatattattgaaatgcatttgatttatttacattaattgtaaacaaaatttaaaaagatttaaagagattaaaaaatatttaatataacattgtaATATATGCCTATTCAgatcattcaataataattgaaaattagtaTTTCACATTAAAGTGTATTACAATGACTCACATCAGATTGATAATTGGCGAATGATAAGACGATTGAAGAAATCATGACTCTATGAATTGATTTGATTCATATGAATTGCATccacataatattttttggctaatattttataaaaatattatttaattccgtatatttaaaatattctactattt containing:
- the Tbh gene encoding tyramine beta hydroxylase isoform X2; its protein translation is MPLPLLDHNIMVPCTRINARIGGKAVLYEVFVLSDLKALVEIGDKKAKDHELLKDGSCLFWHNHHQNREDNSERKDVHTIPLSSDITFYWRVDFMSEIIIAEVHYTSIDNTWFAIGFSEYGKLKSADYCVLWIDWHRQIQLQDAWADEEGKLNLDLQQDCENFAWRRRGNITKFTFSRKFDTCDENDYIMERGTTHLVWLKGLGPLSSLTGLQVSDAETAGMSRTELIRTLHKKPIFPSNAWQLEILTDRVKVPNKETTYWCRVQKLPPILSQKHHILQFGPVIQTGNEHLVHHMEVFHCAGPINFEIPMYDGPCDGADRPEKTQICKKVLAAWAMGADAFVYPEEAGLSIGGQDFNPYIMLEIHYNNPEFQNGNIDSSGIRFILTKSLRKYDAGVIELGLEYTDKMAIPPQQEAFTLSGHCIQECTGIGLPQYGIHIFASQLHTHLTGIKVITRHIRDGEELPLLNYDNHYSTHFQEIRLLPKPVIILPGDSLITTCTYNTMDRENITLGGFAISDEMCVNYIHYYPNTRLEVCKSAISNDALRTYFRYMREWENQPISIDNGISSNYKSIEWTKVRVQALHDLYEAAPLGMQCNGSDGSRLPGLWDNIAASPVKLPLPPPARNCPEIRH
- the Tbh gene encoding tyramine beta hydroxylase, with the translated sequence MPLPLLDHNIMVPCTRINARIGGKAVLYEVFVLSDLKALVEIGDKKAKDHELLKDGSCLFWHNHHQNREDNSERKDVHTIPLSSDITFYWRVDFMSEIIIAEVHYTSIDNTWFAIGFSEYGKLKSADYCVLWIDWHRQIQLQDAWADEEGKLNLDLQQDCENFAWRRRGNITKFTFSRKFDTCDENDYIMERGTTHLVWLKGLGPLSSLTGLQVSDAETAGMSRTELIRTLHKKPIFPSNAWQLEILTDRVKVPNKETTYWCRVQKLPPILSQKHHILQFGPVIQTGNEHLVHHMEVFHCAGPINFEIPMYDGPCDGADRPEKTQICKKVLAAWAMGADAFVYPEEAGLSIGGQDFNPYIMLEIHYNNPEFQNGNIDSSGIRLEYTDKMAIPPQQEAFTLSGHCIQECTGIGLPQYGIHIFASQLHTHLTGIKVITRHIRDGEELPLLNYDNHYSTHFQEIRLLPKPVIILPGDSLITTCTYNTMDRENITLGGFAISDEMCVNYIHYYPNTRLEVCKSAISNDALRTYFRYMREWENQPISIDNGISSNYKSIEWTKVRVQALHDLYEAAPLGMQCNGSDGSRLPGLWDNIAASPVKLPLPPPARNCPEIRH
- the Tbh gene encoding tyramine beta hydroxylase isoform X1, yielding MSEIIIAEVHYTSIDNTWFAIGFSEYGKLKSADYCVLWIDWHRQIQLQDAWADEEGKLNLDLQQDCENFAWRRRGNITKFTFSRKFDTCDENDYIMERGTTHLVWLKGLGPLSSLTGLQVSDAETAGMSRTELIRTLHKKPIFPSNAWQLEILTDRVKVPNKETTYWCRVQKLPPILSQKHHILQFGPVIQTGNEHLVHHMEVFHCAGPINFEIPMYDGPCDGADRPEKTQICKKVLAAWAMGADAFVYPEEAGLSIGGQDFNPYIMLEIHYNNPEFQNGNIDSSGIRFILTKSLRKYDAGVIELGLEYTDKMAIPPQQEAFTLSGHCIQECTGIGLPQYGIHIFASQLHTHLTGIKVITRHIRDGEELPLLNYDNHYSTHFQEIRLLPKPVIILPGDSLITTCTYNTMDRENITLGGFAISDEMCVNYIHYYPNTRLEVCKSAISNDALRTYFRYMREWENQPISIDNGISSNYKSIEWTKVRVQALHDLYEAAPLGMQCNGSDGSRLPGLWDNIAASPVKLPLPPPARNCPEIRH